The following DNA comes from Vibrio gigantis.
CCGTTTACTTCGGACTATGACTTATTACGAGTCAGTTGGTCACGTAAGTTCGGTGGTGTGCCTTTAATCGTTAGCGTGTCGGTCTCCGGATCGTAAAAGATACGTTCACCGAGAAGCAGACTATCAAAACTAACATTCAAACCGCCACCAGCACCAACAAATTTTGTTAGTTTACGCATAGTTGCGCGATCTGGTGGGAAGCTGTCTTCTAACTCGTAGCCTTGCTCACTAGTATAGTCAAAGAAGCTTGTTCCATCTGTGCTTGCAGGCAATTCACCGGAAAGTTCACGAACTTGCACTTCATCGCCCGCTTTAAGCTGTTCATTACAGTAATCCGCAACCTGCTTTTTGTAGCTGATTGCTTCTTCTTTCTCTAGTTTAGAGTCGGAAACAAAATCTTCTACCGCTTGCATCAGTACTTGGTTTTGCTGTTTCGCATCCAGGCCCACTTCAGCTTGTAAGAAATCTAAGAAGAAATCCGCGACTTTACGGCCAACACGTCCTTTAATGTAAGTTAAGTAACGGTTTGACTCTTTGTCAGTCTCATAAGTAGAAAGGTCTAGGCGAGCCGCGATATCCATTTTTGAGATATCAAGGTAGTCAGTCGCACTAATATCAAGTCCTTCCGTTACCTTTAGGCTTTGGTTTGAAGGCAACAAACCAATGAAAAGGTAATCTGTTGCAAGTGACTGATATTCAGCCATTACCAAGATGCCTTCATCGGCAAATGGGTATTTTGATAGCTCGTCTTTTAGACGTTGCGCACTCTTTTGAGAAAAATCGTAAAAGTTTGTCTCACCAGCACGAAGTTGATGCAACCACTGCTGGAATTCACTGTCAGATTTGAAAGAACCAAACCCTTTGCCTGCTTTTGAATTAAAAACACGGTGAAGTTCAGCAACTAGGCTTTCAGATGAAGCATCGTTTTCTAGAGATTCAGCACGATAGTTAACAATCAGCTCATCCTGATCGTTCTTGCTCAGCTGGTGTAAAATTACGTTGGAAAGGTGAAGGCTCATAGTGAAAATATTACCGTTCAGGTTTCAGTTGTCGTGCATAGTAGGTTATCATAAGCCGCTTTTACTATCATTATTAGAGTCCTTATGCCGATTATATCTAAATACACAGATGATCAAGTTGAAAAAATCTTAGCTGAAGTAGGTGCTGTACTATCTAAGCACAAAGCTTCACCAGAACTTTCACTGATG
Coding sequences within:
- the yejK gene encoding nucleoid-associated protein YejK; the protein is MSLHLSNVILHQLSKNDQDELIVNYRAESLENDASSESLVAELHRVFNSKAGKGFGSFKSDSEFQQWLHQLRAGETNFYDFSQKSAQRLKDELSKYPFADEGILVMAEYQSLATDYLFIGLLPSNQSLKVTEGLDISATDYLDISKMDIAARLDLSTYETDKESNRYLTYIKGRVGRKVADFFLDFLQAEVGLDAKQQNQVLMQAVEDFVSDSKLEKEEAISYKKQVADYCNEQLKAGDEVQVRELSGELPASTDGTSFFDYTSEQGYELEDSFPPDRATMRKLTKFVGAGGGLNVSFDSLLLGERIFYDPETDTLTIKGTPPNLRDQLTRNKS